In one Alnus glutinosa chromosome 14, dhAlnGlut1.1, whole genome shotgun sequence genomic region, the following are encoded:
- the LOC133857360 gene encoding uncharacterized protein LOC133857360 translates to MDKKRVAVPLVCHGHSRPVVDLFYSPVTPDGFFLISASKDSNPMLRNGETGDWIGTFEGHKGAVWSCCLDTNALRAATGSADFTAKIWDALTGDELHSFEHKHIVRACGFSEDTHLLLTGGIEKILRMYDLNRPDAPPTEVDKSPGSVRTVAWLHSDQTILSSCTDMGGVRLWDIRSGKIVQTLETKSSVTSAEVSQDGRYITTADGSTVKFWDANYFGLVKSYDMPCTVESASLEPKYGNKFIAGGEDMWIRVFDFHTGEEIACNKGHHGPVHCVRFSPGGESYASGSEDGTIRIWQTGPLTNDDAETFTTNGSTGKVKVTAEEVSRKIEGFQIEDEGKPREKEEAGNE, encoded by the exons ATGGATAAGAAAAGGGTAGCTGTCCCGCTGGTGTGCCACGGCCATTCCCGGCCAGTAGTGGATCTGTTTTATAGCCCGGTTACTCCCGATGGGTTCTTCCTCATCAGCGCGAGCAAAG ATTCTAATCCGATGCTCAGAAATGGAGAGACTGGGGATTGGATTGGGACATTTGAGGGACATAAGGGTGCAGTGTGGAGTTGCTGCTTGGATACTAATGCTTTACGTGCCGCTACTGGTTCTGCGGACTTCACTGC GAAAATTTGGGATGCATTAACAGGAGATGAGTTGCACTCATTTGAACACAAGCACATTGTTCGAGCCTGTGGTTTTTCAGAG GACACACACCTTTTACTTACTGGGGGAATAGAAAAAATTCTTCGTATGTATGATTTAAATCGCCCAGATGCACCTCCGACGGAAGTGGATAAGTCTCCGGGGTCAGTCAGAACTGTTGCATGGCTCCATAGTGATCAGACAATATTAAGTTCTTGTACTGATATGGGGGGTGTAAG ATTATGGGACATAAGAAGTGGTAAAATTGTCCAAACACTTGAGACCAAGTCATCTGTGACTAGTGCCGAAGTGAGTCAAGATGGTCGTTATATCACAACTGCCGATGGGTCTACTGTTAAGTTCTGGGATGCAAACTA CTTTGGGTTAGTGAAGAGTTACGACATGCCATGCACAGTAGAGTCAGCTTCCTTGGAACCAAAGTATGGGAATAAGTTTATTGCTGGAGGAGAAGATATGTGGATTCGGGTATTTGATTTTCATACTGGTGAAGAGATTG CATGCAATAAAGGTCACCATGGCCCTGTACACTGTGTGCGTTTCTCACCAGGAGGGGAATCATATGCCTCTGGATCTGAAGATGGAACCATTAGAATATGGCAGACTGGCCCTTTGACTAATGATGACGCTGAGACATTCACAACAAATGGATCAACCGGAAAGGTGAAGGTAACTGCAGAAGAGGTTTCACGCAAGATTGAAGGGTTTCAGATTGAAGATGAGGGAAAGCCCAGAGAAAAGGAAGAGGCAGGGAACGAGTGA